In one window of Hyla sarda isolate aHylSar1 chromosome 1, aHylSar1.hap1, whole genome shotgun sequence DNA:
- the LOC130292572 gene encoding uncharacterized protein LOC130292572, whose translation MNILLQAKRESLIDIKELDFLLPKTPRVSTFYGLPKVHKGLDPLKCRPIVSGIGNLTQNVGIYLDEILRPFVISLPSYLRDTMDLLLKVQDITLERDSFLCSIDVEALYSSIPHDFGIKAVAHFLRSRSTHFHPHNQFVLTLLEFILTRNYFTFNSRFFHQLRGTAMGSPVAPTYANLLLGWWEEVFVFGESGFEFFQHISFWGRYIDDVAVIWTGTQLGFEEFVSTLNQNPIGLKFTFEIHRDSLVFLDVLLKRGETSLVETTIYRKPTAGNNLLNWKSHHPYALKKGIPKGQYLRVKRNCSSPASFHSEANELRKRFKLRGYPDRILKQAYVQTKDLDRVTLLRSKPRDQDQNPPPIRIVGTFDAAAREVRNVISNHWSILKTDPIIGPLIEDRPMITYRRGKNLGDHLVHSLYTPPQTPRYVAGPQDLWYLQMRHMQSV comes from the coding sequence atgaatatattactacaagcCAAAAGAGAGTCTCTCATTGACATTAAAGAGTTGGATTTTCTACTTCCCAAAACCCCTCGGGTTTCTACATTCTATGGATTGCCCAAGGTACACAAGGGCTTGGACCCACTGAAATGCAGACCAATAGTATCGGGCATCGGGAATTTGACCCAAAATGTGGGCATCTATCTGGATGAAATCTTACGCCCTTTTGTAATTAGTCTTCCATCGTATTTACGAGATACAATGGACCTGCTTCTGAAGGTTCAGGACATCACCTTAGAGAGAGATAGCTTCCTATGTTCAATCGATGTGGAAGCTTTATATAGCTCAATCCCCCATGATTTTGGAATTAAAGCGGTAGCCCACTTCTTGCGCAGTCGTAGCACACATTTTCATCCTCACAATCAATTTGTTTTGACCTTATTAGAATTCATTCTCACTCGGaattattttacttttaattcccgtttcttccaccagctcaggggcacggCCATGGGCAGCCCAGTGGCGCCCACCTATGCcaacttgctcctgggctggtgggaggaagtATTTGTTTTTGGGGAGAGTGGTTTTGAGTTCTTTCAACACATTTCTTTTTGGGGCCGCTACATCGACGATGTGGCGGTCATTTGGACAGGTACACAATTAGGTTTTGAAGAATTTGTTTCCACACTTAATCAGAATCCGATCGGACTCAAGTTTACATTTGAGATCCACAGAGACTCCTTGGTCTTCCTTGACGTCCTCCTCAAACGAGGGGAAACAAGCTTGGTGGAGACAACTATCTATCGGAAGCCAACGGCGGGGAACAACCTTCTAAACTGGAAAAGCCATCATCCATATGCCCTTAAAAAAGGCATACCGAAAGGACAGTATTTACGAGTTAAAAGAAATTGTTCTTCACCTGCTAGTTTCCATTCGGAGGCTAACGAACTGCGCAAGAGGTTCAAACTTAGGGGCTACCCTGATAGGATCCTCAAACAGGCCTATGTTCAGACCAAAGATCTGGATAGGGTTACTTTATTACGATCAAAACCCAGAGATCAAGACCAAAATCCCCCTCCAATTCGTATAGTGGGGACTTTTGACGCGGCGGCACGGGAGGTCCGTAACGTCATTTCTAACCATTGGTCTATTTTAAAAACTGACCCAATAATTGGTCCACTGATTGAGGACCGCCCGATGATTACATACAGGAGGGGCAAAAATTTGGGGGACCATCTGGTACACAGTTTGTAcacccccccccagaccccccgGTACGTGGCTGGACCGCAAGATCTGTGGTACCTACAAATGCGGCACATGCAAAGCGTGTAG